Proteins co-encoded in one Jeotgalibacillus malaysiensis genomic window:
- a CDS encoding tail fiber protein, whose translation MDNDQNKIFEFNKKPKTNKPKADIEWRKFTKAFILIGLLLFLLITALLNVFIVKEGEYRVVRQFGEVVKIIDEPGLNAKIPFVQSVTTLPKYQMTYDVSEAEINTKDKKRLIIDNYSVWRITDPVQMISNAGTMINAEARMEEYIYSVVRSELGQFDYDQIINDEKSSRGSLNDRITERVNELLSQEEFGIEVVDVRMKQTNLPEENEQAVYTNMISEREATAQDYLSTGDANKNRIEANTDREVRELLSTANADADVIRAEGEAEAARMYNEAFSADPEFYELYRTLESYKKTVNDETMIILPSDSPYASLLQGITE comes from the coding sequence ATGGACAATGATCAGAATAAAATCTTTGAATTTAATAAAAAACCGAAAACAAACAAACCAAAAGCAGATATTGAGTGGAGAAAGTTCACCAAAGCCTTTATCCTGATCGGTTTGCTGCTATTCCTTTTAATTACGGCATTATTAAATGTGTTTATTGTGAAAGAAGGTGAATACCGGGTTGTCAGACAGTTTGGTGAGGTTGTTAAGATCATTGACGAACCAGGCTTAAATGCGAAGATTCCGTTTGTACAATCGGTGACGACGCTTCCTAAATATCAAATGACGTATGATGTATCAGAAGCTGAAATCAATACAAAGGACAAAAAGAGGCTGATCATTGATAATTATTCAGTATGGCGCATTACTGATCCGGTACAGATGATTTCTAATGCCGGAACCATGATCAATGCAGAAGCGCGCATGGAAGAATATATTTATTCAGTAGTGAGATCTGAGCTTGGTCAGTTTGATTACGATCAGATTATTAATGATGAAAAGTCATCACGCGGAAGCCTGAATGATCGTATAACTGAGCGTGTCAATGAACTGCTCAGCCAGGAAGAGTTTGGGATTGAGGTAGTAGATGTCCGAATGAAGCAGACGAATCTGCCTGAGGAAAATGAACAAGCGGTCTATACGAACATGATTTCAGAACGTGAAGCGACTGCACAGGATTATCTTTCTACAGGTGATGCCAACAAAAACAGGATTGAAGCAAATACAGACCGTGAAGTAAGAGAGCTCCTTTCAACAGCAAATGCTGACGCTGATGTAATCCGTGCTGAAGGTGAAGCAGAAGCGGCAAGAATGTATAATGAGGCATTTTCAGCTGATCCTGAGTTTTACGAGCTATACAGAACACTAGAATCCTATAAGAAAACGGTAAACGATGAGACAATGATTATTCTGCCATCTGATTCACCTTATGCATCACTGCTACAAGGTATCACAGAATAA
- a CDS encoding tail fiber protein: MSIRRIMAGIGIVVGSAILLVVLFTSWYTVDESEQALVLTFGEANETITESGLKFKLPWPIQQVEILSKETFSLQFGYEEEDGEIKSFPEETVMITGDEYIVLADLVVQWKITEPKDYLFNAEDPQEVLYDATSASIRSIIGSSTIDDALTSGKAEIEAETRELLATLIEKYEVGISVQAVQLQDVELPNAEVRQAFTAVTDAREGAITKENEAKKYRSQKMNEAEGEVDAIESRAQGERASRIEQARGDIAVFNEILTEYQSNPEITRERLILETLEEVLPGTKLYIMNDDGDTMKYLPLQPERQQQPPATEESEESANGQ; the protein is encoded by the coding sequence ATGAGTATCAGGCGTATTATGGCTGGTATTGGTATCGTTGTTGGTTCTGCAATTTTATTAGTTGTTCTTTTTACATCATGGTACACAGTAGACGAATCAGAGCAGGCACTTGTTCTGACTTTCGGTGAAGCCAATGAAACAATCACAGAATCCGGGCTGAAATTTAAGCTGCCCTGGCCAATACAACAGGTAGAAATTTTATCAAAGGAAACATTCAGTTTACAGTTTGGTTATGAAGAGGAAGACGGAGAAATAAAGTCATTTCCTGAAGAAACAGTAATGATCACCGGAGATGAATACATAGTGCTCGCAGACCTTGTTGTCCAGTGGAAAATTACTGAACCTAAAGATTATTTATTTAATGCCGAGGATCCTCAGGAAGTGTTATACGATGCGACATCTGCATCAATCCGAAGTATTATCGGAAGCTCTACAATTGATGATGCGCTGACATCGGGAAAAGCGGAAATTGAAGCTGAAACGAGAGAGCTGCTCGCTACGCTCATTGAAAAATATGAAGTTGGCATTTCCGTGCAGGCTGTTCAGCTGCAGGACGTTGAACTCCCTAACGCAGAAGTACGTCAGGCATTTACGGCGGTAACAGATGCACGTGAAGGCGCGATTACAAAAGAAAACGAAGCAAAGAAATACCGCAGTCAGAAAATGAATGAGGCAGAAGGTGAAGTTGACGCAATTGAATCAAGGGCGCAGGGGGAAAGAGCTTCTCGAATTGAGCAGGCCCGCGGAGACATTGCTGTATTCAACGAAATTTTAACGGAATATCAAAGTAACCCTGAAATTACACGTGAACGACTAATTCTTGAAACTCTTGAAGAAGTCCTTCCAGGCACAAAGCTTTACATTATGAATGATGACGGAGATACGATGAAATATCTTCCTTTGCAGCCTGAACGCCAGCAGCAGCCACCAGCAACTGAGGAAAGTGAGGAATCTGCAAATGGACAATGA
- a CDS encoding alkaline phosphatase: MRLTSFKGRLLFALITLIVLVLVGLGIIIGELVKSYYLNALHSRIEKEMNIVINQTEREPSFNELRSELFDELSDVLETRITILNEDTDIVYDSGQAVSDVNHDLMLDEIDQSLPGPSNGIVRFPADTDDTSFYYISNVQTGSESGYVVLAAAFDNLENVYRQIWLILAITLGAALGMIIYIGARITNQYTKPIESATEVAIQLAKGNYKARTFEDRADETGMLSNAINILARNLQEMVSEQSVQQDRLKTLIENMGSGLIMIDKQGYIVLVNRPFLNFFHSDLEDVLNESYVSVFKNKQVNALAEEVFLTEQRVRKQILIEEAFPQKHLEVYGAPIIGERSAWQGIVLVFHDISELKKLEQMRKDFVANVSHEVKTPITSIKGFTETLLDGAMNDKGALESFLQIIAKESDRLQMLIQDLLELSRVEQQGFKLNLGQVDIVETLNDVAVMLEQKADQKNASIQLDLETPLVIEGDADRLKQVFINLLTNALTYSYAGQDIVVKSKKLKNKIQLQFIDQGIGMEKEELSRIFERFYRVDKARSRNSGGTGLGLAIVKHIIEVHNGEIAVESEPEKGTVFTITLPIKVNK, translated from the coding sequence GTGAGGCTGACATCATTTAAAGGCCGTCTATTATTTGCGTTAATTACACTAATCGTACTGGTACTAGTAGGTCTTGGTATCATTATTGGAGAACTGGTGAAATCGTACTATCTGAATGCACTTCATTCACGTATTGAAAAAGAAATGAACATTGTGATTAACCAGACAGAACGGGAACCCTCATTTAATGAGCTCAGATCTGAATTGTTTGATGAACTGAGCGATGTACTCGAGACGAGAATTACAATTTTAAATGAGGATACGGATATTGTATATGATTCCGGACAGGCCGTTTCCGATGTGAATCATGACCTGATGCTTGATGAAATCGACCAGTCACTGCCCGGACCATCAAACGGAATTGTCAGATTTCCGGCAGACACAGATGACACAAGCTTTTATTATATCAGCAACGTGCAGACAGGGTCTGAAAGTGGATATGTCGTGCTTGCTGCTGCGTTTGATAATCTTGAAAATGTATACCGTCAAATCTGGCTGATCCTTGCGATTACACTCGGAGCAGCACTTGGGATGATCATATATATTGGTGCAAGAATCACAAATCAATATACGAAGCCGATTGAATCAGCAACTGAGGTCGCGATTCAACTGGCTAAAGGAAATTATAAGGCACGTACATTTGAAGATAGAGCCGATGAAACGGGGATGCTCAGTAACGCCATTAATATTCTGGCCCGAAACCTTCAGGAAATGGTCAGTGAGCAGTCAGTTCAGCAGGACCGCTTGAAAACACTGATCGAGAATATGGGGAGCGGCCTGATCATGATTGACAAACAGGGGTATATCGTACTGGTCAACCGCCCGTTTCTGAATTTCTTTCATTCAGACCTGGAGGATGTTCTGAATGAGAGTTATGTATCCGTTTTTAAAAACAAGCAGGTTAATGCGCTTGCTGAAGAGGTTTTTTTAACAGAACAGCGTGTCAGAAAGCAGATTCTGATTGAAGAAGCATTCCCGCAAAAGCACCTCGAAGTATACGGTGCCCCCATTATTGGTGAACGGAGTGCGTGGCAGGGAATCGTACTCGTTTTTCATGATATATCAGAGTTAAAGAAGCTTGAACAGATGCGTAAGGATTTCGTGGCAAATGTATCGCACGAAGTAAAAACACCGATCACATCAATTAAAGGTTTTACAGAAACACTTCTTGATGGGGCAATGAATGATAAAGGGGCGCTTGAATCCTTCCTGCAGATTATAGCCAAGGAAAGTGACAGGCTTCAGATGCTGATCCAGGATCTTCTGGAGCTTTCAAGAGTTGAACAGCAGGGCTTCAAACTAAACCTGGGTCAGGTTGATATTGTAGAAACGTTAAATGATGTCGCTGTAATGCTTGAGCAGAAAGCTGATCAGAAAAATGCTTCTATTCAGCTGGATCTTGAGACACCGCTAGTAATTGAAGGCGATGCAGACCGTCTGAAGCAGGTATTTATAAACCTGCTGACAAATGCTTTAACCTACTCTTATGCCGGTCAAGATATTGTCGTAAAATCCAAAAAGCTGAAAAATAAAATTCAGCTCCAGTTTATTGACCAGGGGATTGGCATGGAGAAAGAAGAACTTTCAAGGATTTTTGAGCGTTTTTACAGAGTTGATAAAGCCCGCAGCAGAAATTCAGGCGGGACCGGGCTTGGACTTGCGATCGTAAAACATATTATTGAAGTCCATAACGGGGAAATCGCTGTAGAGAGCGAGCCTGAAAAAGGTACAGTTTTCACCATCACATTACCTATTAAAGTGAATAAGTAG
- a CDS encoding PhoP family transcriptional regulator yields the protein MKKKVLVVDDEQSIATLLKYNLEQSGYEVLTAYDGAEGIALVESEQPDLLVLDLMLPVMDGIEVCKQLRQKQIHIPIIMLTAKDEEFDKVLGLELGADDYMTKPFSPREVVARVKAILRRSGRVEMKEPEVEEDFIELGEVRVYPEQYEAYYKGESIDLTPKEFELLVYLIENKGRVLTRDQLLQTVWNYDFAGDTRIVDVHISHLREKIEDNTKKPIYIKTIRGLGYKMEKPKVT from the coding sequence ATGAAGAAAAAAGTACTGGTTGTAGATGACGAACAATCAATCGCAACATTGTTAAAGTATAACTTAGAGCAGTCAGGCTACGAAGTATTAACAGCATATGACGGTGCAGAAGGGATTGCACTTGTTGAAAGTGAGCAGCCCGATCTGCTCGTGCTTGATCTAATGCTGCCTGTAATGGACGGAATTGAAGTGTGTAAGCAGCTTCGACAAAAGCAAATCCACATTCCAATCATTATGCTTACTGCAAAAGATGAAGAGTTCGATAAGGTACTTGGCCTGGAACTTGGAGCCGACGATTATATGACAAAACCATTCAGTCCACGTGAAGTAGTTGCCAGGGTGAAAGCAATCCTGCGCAGATCGGGACGTGTAGAAATGAAGGAACCTGAAGTGGAAGAAGATTTTATCGAGCTTGGGGAAGTGAGAGTTTATCCTGAACAATATGAAGCTTATTATAAAGGCGAATCAATTGATCTTACGCCAAAAGAATTTGAACTGCTCGTTTATTTAATAGAAAATAAAGGCCGTGTGCTAACAAGAGATCAGCTGCTGCAAACGGTATGGAATTATGACTTTGCAGGTGATACACGTATTGTGGATGTTCATATCAGTCATTTGCGTGAAAAGATTGAAGATAACACAAAAAAACCGATCTATATTAAAACAATCAGAGGCCTTGGCTATAAAATGGAGAAGCCAAAAGTAACGTGA
- a CDS encoding enoyl-CoA hydratase, translated as MLLGKKRKIGRQIEDMSIGEKLTLTEKIEDKDLLLFLGLTNDSNPLYIQHDYASQTSYKKPIVPTIMLTGFVTSAVSKYMPGPGSHIKSHHLNFPKPLYHYATVDYVFEIKSIDRPKSEVEISVRGTDESGDTVIEGTVVVCPPDKLQKFNSSALDNF; from the coding sequence ATGTTATTGGGTAAGAAAAGAAAGATCGGGCGTCAGATAGAAGATATGTCAATCGGGGAAAAATTAACACTGACTGAAAAAATAGAAGACAAGGACCTGCTCTTATTCCTTGGCTTAACGAACGATTCAAATCCACTTTATATTCAGCACGATTATGCATCACAAACATCCTATAAAAAACCAATCGTCCCAACGATTATGCTGACAGGTTTCGTGACGTCAGCCGTTTCAAAATACATGCCGGGACCAGGCTCACACATCAAGAGTCACCACCTGAACTTTCCAAAACCGCTATATCATTACGCTACAGTGGATTATGTCTTTGAAATCAAATCAATCGACCGTCCAAAATCAGAAGTAGAAATCAGTGTACGCGGCACAGACGAAAGCGGAGATACAGTCATCGAAGGCACAGTCGTCGTATGTCCGCCCGACAAACTCCAAAAATTCAACAGCTCAGCACTGGATAACTTTTAA
- a CDS encoding malate dehydrogenase has product MAFTRKKISVVGAGFTGATTALFLAQKELGDIVLVDIPQNEGPTKGKALDMLEAGPVFGYDVTIKGTSDYADTVGSDVVIITAGLPRKPGMSRDDLVQTNEKIMKSVTAEIVKHSPDTTILVLSNPVDAMTYTVFKASGFPKERVIGQSGVLDTARFNTFVAEELGLSVMDIQGFVLGGHGDDMVPLTRYSSAGGVPLEKLIPKDRLDEIIERTRKGGGEIVALLGNGSAYYAPAAALMEMTEAILKDQKRVLPSVAYLEGEYGFDGIYLGVPTVLGGNGIEKIMELDLTDDEKSQLQKSADSVRSVMSALSST; this is encoded by the coding sequence ATGGCATTCACACGAAAAAAGATCTCAGTGGTTGGAGCAGGATTTACCGGTGCAACAACTGCATTGTTTTTAGCTCAAAAAGAACTCGGAGATATTGTGCTTGTAGACATTCCTCAAAATGAAGGACCAACAAAAGGCAAGGCGCTTGATATGCTAGAAGCGGGTCCTGTCTTTGGTTATGATGTAACAATCAAAGGTACATCAGACTACGCTGATACAGTGGGTTCAGATGTTGTAATCATCACTGCCGGTCTGCCAAGAAAACCTGGTATGAGCCGTGATGACCTTGTACAGACGAACGAGAAAATCATGAAATCAGTGACAGCTGAGATTGTGAAGCATTCTCCTGACACAACGATTCTGGTTCTATCTAATCCGGTAGATGCCATGACGTATACTGTCTTCAAAGCGTCCGGCTTTCCAAAAGAGCGTGTAATTGGACAGTCCGGCGTTCTTGATACAGCAAGATTTAATACATTTGTCGCGGAGGAGCTTGGATTATCTGTAATGGATATTCAGGGGTTTGTACTCGGAGGTCACGGAGACGATATGGTACCATTGACCCGCTACTCGAGCGCAGGTGGTGTTCCGCTTGAAAAGCTGATTCCAAAAGACCGTCTCGATGAAATCATTGAACGCACAAGAAAAGGCGGCGGTGAAATTGTAGCCCTGCTTGGTAACGGTTCAGCTTATTACGCACCTGCTGCCGCACTGATGGAAATGACTGAAGCGATCTTAAAAGATCAGAAGCGTGTCCTGCCATCGGTGGCTTATCTCGAAGGTGAATATGGATTCGATGGTATTTATCTTGGAGTTCCAACCGTACTTGGCGGCAATGGCATCGAAAAAATCATGGAGCTTGATCTGACAGACGACGAAAAATCACAGCTTCAGAAATCTGCAGATTCAGTACGCAGTGTGATGAGCGCATTATCATCAACGTAA
- a CDS encoding isocitrate dehydrogenase — protein MTQGEKISVSNGNLQVPNNPIVPFIEGDGTGPDIWASAQRVLDAAVEKAYNGEKKIEWKEVLAGQKAFDQTGEWLPQATLDAINEYFIAIKGPLTTPIGGGIRSLNVALRQQLDLFTCLRPVRYFEGVPSPVKRPEDTDMVIFRENTEDIYAGIEFAEGSDEVKKLINFLQDEMGATNIRFPDTAGIGVKPVSKEGTERLVRAAINYALTEGRKSVTLVHKGNIMKFTEGAFKRWGYDLAEREFGDKVFTWNQYDQIKDEQGTDAANKAQSDAEAAGKIIVKDSIADIFLQQILTRPAEFDVVATMNLNGDYISDALAAQVGGIGIAPGANINYDTGHAIFEATHGTAPKYAGLDKVNPSSVILSGVLLLEHLGWNEAANLISKSMEKTIASKVVTYDFARLMDGATEVKCSEFGTALIENM, from the coding sequence ATGACACAAGGTGAAAAAATTTCAGTATCAAACGGCAATCTTCAGGTGCCAAACAATCCAATCGTACCTTTTATTGAAGGTGACGGTACAGGTCCGGACATCTGGGCTTCTGCACAGCGCGTATTAGATGCAGCTGTTGAAAAAGCATATAACGGAGAAAAGAAAATTGAGTGGAAAGAAGTACTTGCTGGTCAAAAAGCGTTCGATCAGACTGGTGAATGGCTTCCACAGGCTACCCTTGATGCAATCAACGAGTATTTCATTGCGATCAAAGGGCCTCTTACAACACCAATCGGCGGAGGAATCCGTTCATTAAACGTGGCACTTCGTCAACAGCTTGACCTATTTACTTGCCTGCGTCCAGTACGTTACTTTGAAGGTGTACCTTCACCAGTAAAGCGTCCTGAAGACACAGATATGGTGATCTTCCGTGAAAACACTGAGGATATCTATGCAGGTATCGAATTTGCTGAAGGATCAGATGAAGTGAAAAAGCTCATCAATTTCCTTCAGGATGAAATGGGTGCGACAAATATCCGCTTCCCTGATACTGCTGGTATTGGTGTAAAGCCTGTATCAAAAGAAGGTACTGAGCGTCTTGTGCGTGCGGCGATTAACTATGCACTGACTGAAGGCCGTAAGTCAGTAACACTTGTGCACAAAGGTAACATCATGAAGTTTACTGAAGGTGCTTTCAAGCGCTGGGGTTACGATCTTGCTGAGCGTGAGTTCGGAGATAAAGTATTCACATGGAATCAGTATGATCAGATTAAAGATGAGCAGGGAACAGACGCTGCGAATAAAGCACAGAGTGATGCTGAAGCAGCTGGAAAAATCATCGTAAAGGATTCTATTGCAGATATCTTCCTTCAGCAGATCCTTACTCGTCCTGCTGAGTTCGATGTAGTAGCAACAATGAACCTTAACGGAGACTATATCTCTGACGCACTTGCAGCTCAGGTTGGCGGTATCGGAATCGCACCTGGTGCTAACATTAACTACGACACAGGACATGCGATCTTTGAAGCAACGCACGGAACTGCTCCAAAGTATGCTGGACTTGATAAAGTTAACCCGTCTTCAGTGATTCTTTCAGGCGTACTGCTTCTTGAGCACCTTGGCTGGAATGAAGCTGCAAACCTGATCTCAAAATCAATGGAGAAAACAATTGCATCTAAAGTTGTAACATACGACTTTGCACGTCTGATGGATGGCGCTACAGAAGTGAAGTGCTCTGAATTCGGAACTGCACTAATTGAAAATATGTAA
- a CDS encoding citrate synthase → MTATRGLENVVATTSSISSIIDDTLTYVGYNIDDLTENASFEEIIYLLWHLRLPKEDELAELEQQLADNMAIPDEVIAQIKAMPVDKVHPMAAVRTAVSALGLFDEEADVMEEEANYRKAVRLQAKIATIVTAFARIRKGQEPVAPKADLSFAANFLYMMNGEMPEDIEVEAMNKALVLHADHELNASTFTARVCVATLSDVYSGVTAAIGALKGPLHGGANEQVMKTLTEIGSVENVESVIRKKLENKEKIMGFGHRVYQQGDPRAKHLREMSKKLTELRGESKWYEMSVKIEEIVTSEKKLPPNVDFYSASVYHSLGIDHDLFTPIFAVSRVSGWLAHILEQYSNNRLIRPRAEYTGPGMQEYVPVEKR, encoded by the coding sequence ATGACAGCAACGAGAGGTTTAGAAAACGTTGTAGCAACTACTTCATCGATCAGCTCAATAATTGATGACACTCTTACATACGTTGGTTATAACATCGACGACCTAACTGAAAATGCGAGCTTCGAAGAAATTATTTATCTGCTTTGGCACTTACGTCTGCCAAAAGAAGACGAGCTAGCAGAACTTGAACAACAGCTTGCAGATAATATGGCCATTCCTGATGAAGTGATTGCACAAATCAAGGCGATGCCTGTAGATAAAGTGCATCCAATGGCAGCTGTCCGTACAGCAGTTTCAGCGCTTGGACTGTTTGACGAAGAAGCTGATGTAATGGAAGAGGAAGCAAATTACCGTAAAGCAGTGCGTCTTCAGGCGAAGATTGCTACAATCGTAACTGCTTTTGCACGTATCCGAAAAGGACAGGAGCCGGTTGCACCTAAGGCTGACCTGAGCTTTGCAGCGAACTTCCTTTATATGATGAATGGCGAAATGCCTGAAGACATTGAAGTTGAAGCAATGAATAAAGCGCTTGTTCTTCATGCAGACCACGAACTGAATGCTTCTACATTCACAGCACGCGTATGTGTAGCGACATTATCTGATGTTTATTCAGGTGTGACTGCTGCAATCGGTGCACTTAAAGGTCCTCTTCATGGTGGAGCAAATGAGCAGGTTATGAAGACGTTAACTGAGATCGGTTCAGTTGAAAACGTTGAATCTGTTATTCGTAAGAAACTTGAAAACAAAGAAAAAATCATGGGCTTCGGTCACCGCGTATACCAGCAGGGAGACCCTCGTGCAAAGCACCTGCGTGAAATGTCTAAAAAGCTGACTGAGCTTCGCGGAGAGTCAAAATGGTATGAAATGTCTGTTAAGATCGAGGAAATCGTAACATCTGAAAAGAAACTTCCACCGAACGTGGATTTCTATTCAGCGTCTGTCTACCACAGCCTTGGTATTGACCATGACCTGTTCACACCAATTTTCGCAGTGAGCCGTGTATCAGGCTGGCTGGCTCATATTCTTGAGCAGTATTCAAACAACCGCCTGATCCGTCCGAGAGCTGAATATACTGGTCCTGGCATGCAGGAATATGTACCGGTAGAAAAGCGCTAA
- a CDS encoding membrane protein — protein MINPAMIFLILLLAIGFFAKNNSLMIAVLFLILLKVAGADEKIFAFIQGKGINWGVTIITIAVLAPIASGAIGFKELTDAVKSPYAWVALASGIAVALIAKGGISLLQEDPHITVALVFGTILAVALFNGIAVGPLIGAGIAYSAMKIFEWASKVF, from the coding sequence ATGATTAATCCGGCAATGATCTTTTTAATTTTATTACTGGCGATCGGTTTTTTTGCTAAAAACAATTCGCTGATGATTGCAGTTCTTTTTCTTATCCTATTAAAAGTAGCAGGTGCTGATGAAAAGATTTTTGCTTTTATTCAGGGGAAGGGGATTAACTGGGGAGTAACCATTATCACAATTGCAGTGCTTGCACCGATCGCAAGCGGCGCAATCGGGTTTAAAGAACTCACAGATGCGGTAAAGTCACCATATGCCTGGGTGGCACTTGCTTCAGGAATTGCTGTTGCTTTGATTGCAAAAGGCGGTATTTCACTGCTTCAGGAGGATCCCCATATTACAGTGGCGCTAGTTTTCGGAACGATTCTCGCGGTTGCTTTATTTAATGGGATTGCAGTAGGTCCGTTAATTGGAGCGGGGATCGCCTACAGTGCGATGAAGATTTTCGAGTGGGCTTCAAAGGTGTTTTGA
- a CDS encoding exlusion protein FxsA has product MKWLMLLIIVVPALEIAILISAGNLIGVIPTVLLIILTGVLGAYLAKSQGLQALKKVQNMTVFDGGPGDAVIDGLCILIGGVVLLTPGFITDAIGFFLLIPATRKLVKPLIYKWIQRKMRNGNVIIHRP; this is encoded by the coding sequence GTGAAATGGCTCATGCTTTTAATTATCGTGGTTCCTGCACTTGAGATCGCAATCCTGATCAGTGCCGGCAACCTGATTGGTGTTATACCCACAGTTCTCCTGATTATCTTAACTGGGGTCCTGGGTGCATATCTGGCCAAGTCCCAGGGGCTGCAGGCCTTGAAAAAAGTACAGAATATGACGGTTTTTGATGGTGGACCGGGTGATGCTGTCATAGATGGATTATGTATTTTAATTGGTGGTGTCGTATTGCTGACACCAGGGTTTATTACAGATGCGATCGGTTTCTTTCTGCTGATCCCTGCAACAAGAAAATTAGTGAAACCGCTGATCTATAAATGGATTCAAAGAAAAATGAGAAATGGCAATGTAATCATTCACAGACCATAA